The sequence AGGATAATACAGACAGAGGATGGATGTCACAGAAGAAATGGTCGATTCTGTTTGAGCCACAGAACTTTAGCTGACAAGTTAATATTATCTGAATGATGGAGTGAAAGAAGCTTATGGCCCAGCACACAACTTCCAGCCAGTAACAAAAAGTCTTGTTCATGATACTAGAATACCGTAGCGGGTTGCATATGGCCACATAGCGATCGTAGGCCATGACGGTAAGAAGGATGCACTCAGTTCCAGCAAAGAAGTGTAAGAAGAAGAGCTGCGTCATACAACTGCTGAGGGAGATTGTGTTCCTTTTTGTTAAAAAGTCAATCAGCATTTTTGGGACAGTCACGGTTGCGTAGCACAGATCTACTAGAGATAACTTGCTGAGAAAATAATACATGGCTGAGTGGAGGCGGGACTCAAAATATACTGTTACCATGATGAGAAGATTGCCAAAAAGTATGAGAACATAGACAACCAACAAGAGGATAAACAGGGCAATACTCAATTTAGGAAAAGTGTCTAAACCTAGAAGAGTGAACTCCTCCACATTGTGCTGGTCCGTAAtgttaaacattttttgatgattttgtttCCTAAATGTCCAAAAAGAAAGTTAACAGATTTTTGTAGATGTTTTAAAAATCATATTAACAAGCATCTTATATTAAATATTTACGGATCTCTATGAAATACATATATGGCTGCTAATCTGAGGTGTTAATTTTGTGCTGTTTGACTCCTCATGAGAGCAGGTTTCACCAGGGTTTAAAACCTTCACAATTCACAAATCTAGCCAAAAAGTTGTTTTACTGTTTTGGGTTGACAAGTTCACAGTGGATGGAGAATTCAATTAGTAACAAGGgaccatctgtaagttgggtgttcttaaaggggttttccaatgaatCTAAGTCACACAGTATAGGACCaatcttgctgatcagtgggggtgtcagtgatgagacccccacagatcccgaaaacaaggggtccaatggggtcccagttacctcagtctgACCACTCGTTGCTCACGCATGACCGTTCAGCTCTATTCATCTGTATGGAAGTGACGGAGATTGTAGAGCGTGgtgctcatcactgagacccccaccgatcagcaagttaggccctatcctgtggatagagcctaacttggaatcgggggaaacccctttaagtcagggactgtctgtagtgGCACTTTTAAGGGCCGTTGCACATCACAATACTTTTTTCTAGTGTATAATTGGATGTGTGGCATATGCTTTGTCGGACTGGGCCCCTTATGGCCCACCAGTAACATTTGTTTCTTGGGACCCACCACCGTACAGCTACATGTACAGTTTGCAGCAAAATCTATTGATATAATTATGAGGAAACATAGGATGGATGTATGCTGAGTGTCTGTATGAAGAAATGTGAGGTTACCCTGTAAAGCACTACTAATGCAAGGCATGTTGGCTCACCTAGAACAGGGTcccaccggtggatccacctgttcacctgtgggccagtccaaaCCTGGGCTTATATATATTACTCTGTAAGCTTGAGCATCGTCTTACTAGTCACAAGCTATGTTTCTGTTAATTGCAGACAATTTTGCATTATTTTATAAACATCTTCAGGAAACTTTttggagttttacatttttttttcacatctacCTGCCAGATGGAGAGTGCGCCCTAATAATATTATTATGTTTATTGTTTATTCATTAATGTACAGCATCATTGATTTTATGATGTTGTAAATTCATAAAAGGGTTCACATACCTGTTCATGCTTTAATCAAAGGTaagtacaaaatacacaaaatttGAATAAACTAGTACAAGCGGAAAGAGGACCCTCCCCATGAGAACTCATAATCTATATAGGAGGTTAATGGAAGTGAGGAAGCATAGCACTGCGATTATTGCGTGTTGTAGCCAATTCTAAGGAGGTGGGTTTTCAAGTTACGCTTTAAGGTTTTCAAGGTGGGGGACAGTGTGATATGTTTTGGTAGAGAGTCACAGAGAATGAGGGATGCACATGAGAAGTTCTAGAgaaggttgtgagaagagcgTATAGTTGGGGTGTGAAGCAGGAGGTCCCTAATATCATGTGAGATGGTACTGGACAGTCAAGTCACAGATATAATGAGAGGACAGattgtggatggctttgtaaCTCACATTcagtattttaaactgaatttgttgGGAAGCGGAATTAGTTGGATTGGAATGATTTTAGAGAGTAAGCGCAGACATCACAGAAAAGattgttgcagtagtccaagcaggagatgatgagggcatgcaTTGGCTGTTTATTACACTCTAGGTCAGAGTAGGTTGTGAGAGATATTCTTGAGATGGCCAGCAGTTGGTTGGGGTGAGTGCCTCCTTCATATTGAAGGATTAAAGAATAAGGCAAAGCTTACACTTTTGGGAATGCAGAGAATGTGAATCCATTACTTGTGATTGGTAGGACTGATGGGAGTGATGTGTTAGATGGCGGAAAGTTTATGATCCATTTTGCTCATGTGGAGTTCCAGAAAGGTGGAGGAGAATGAGGGGGATATGGCTGAATGACACTGTGAAACTGTGGCAAGCAGAGAGGTTGTTTGGGCCACATCATATAAATCGCGCGGCGCACAGCGcagggtctgactgagcaccggagcgtcccttcagtgcagaaatttgcatGGCATGTGGCATGGACCCTTCttaaaaacatgtgcaagcagtttgcactagaaagtgcaaagtccgacagaaaactggcgcaatgcccttagtgaatgtgccccatagagttcttCTGGCCAGAGCTGGGGATAGAGAAAAGTTCATGGGACACGAGACAAAAACAGAGATGGAACAAGCTAACGAAGTGGAAAGGTATGAGGACGGCCAGATCAATGATCAATGATGGGGTTTGTGGCAAGAGAGAATGGTAAAAAGTGTTCAATGTAGGGAACAAATTAAATAGGAGGAGAACAGAATCAAGAAGGAGAACAGAGTACAGTTGTTTGGCCTCGGCAGAGTCATTAAAGACTTTAGAGATAAGGTCAGAAAACAGATTGTAACTTGTCAAGGAGCAAGTTAAAGGACAGGTAGGAGAATAGTATCAGCTGGACCATACATTTTATGGTTAATTGAGTACAGTAACAataatatagtcagtaataatcaTATCAGTCAACTTGTAATTATTAAAGAGGCAGGATTGCGTTATCAACATTCAGTGCATTTGATTGTTAAGTATAACATGgcacgaaaaaaaaaatctggtttgGCCCATAATGCAGAAGGGTAGAAACCAAGAAgtcagggagacatggaaggcaaaGGCCTGTTTGTATCTTAATGTACGTCCCTGTGTGTATTTACGCATAGGTAAAACGTCCAGCGCCCCGAACTTACATTAACTATACAACCTATTTTATCCCAGGATTACCTGGGGAGTGGGGCATGACACGGACACAAGAGTGTAATGAGATAAAATGCTAATTTTATTGACATGTATATAAAGCATAAGTACAAGATTTAAAAAACATTGAATTCATATGGGGTTACAGTAGTGATGCAGACTAAACACCGGCACCCCGGCAAACTCAGAAGCAAAAGTAACATATGTTATACAATGGGACTAGGTAGTATGCAAGTATTCATTGTCATTATCATCACAATAAACATCCATAACAGTTAATGGCGCAGCAGACAATGCTCGCTACAGATAGGGGCAAGTGTTAAAACCAATAGTATAAATTGTGTGCTGTCAAACTAGCCCTTACCAGTCAAATAGGGTAAAAAACGCTCCGGTGTCCTGGGATGCCTGTGTGCCCATAATGGACCACCTTAATTAATAGAACAAGGGGGGTAAGAATGACTAGGCATGGGAAGGGGGTTGAGGGTATTGACAGGGAAGGGACGTGAGAAAGGAGACACCTCAATCATCAATGCCTTGCTTAGGACATGGAGCCATCAGTGTTCAGCCACTCTTCCATGGCAGGCAAGGACTGGAAAGTAATCCAGGGACTCCAGATTTCATAAACGAACTCATATTTCCCATCATGAGAGCTTCTTCTCATTGTAACTTTGAGGGCTTGTCAGGGGATCTCCATAGGTGGGGGATTATCTGCCTCGCTCTCATAAGGAAATGGCCAAGTAGACCCTAAATAGGTCTAGAGAATTTAGTACCCGGATACATAGATAGTAGAACCAACTCAGGTGAGGATTGAATTCCCGGATACACAGTTTGAAGATCTTCTTTAAAAGCCTTTGGACAGGAGACTGCTCTCATCCTATGAGGACCATATTGCCTTCAGCATCATCAGAGGCTTCAGGGAACATTCTGTGTAGCTTAGCTGTGGTTCTGTACCATTGGGTCAGTATTTTGTAATTAAGTTCTTGAAGGTGACAGGAAATAGACACCATATAGGTTATAATATGCGCTTTCTGACACTGTTTTGCTGAAtgaataatacattttaaacccAGCTCTTCTTGTAATAATGTATTTTCTAATAGTTtctaactattataaaattatgttatATAGTTAGTAACTCCAAGTGTTAGATACAATGGTAGGTCATGTGGTACCACACAGGCTGCAATATAGTATCCATAGAAGTATGTTGTGTCTACTTTATCTGAAGACTTACATATGGGCATGAGGTTAAAATTATATTGGATGTGTTACATCATTGACAAATGCTGAACACATGTAACCTACTAGAAAACTGGGCACCACAGCACTGAATATCCTCAGGTATATAAAATCTCCTTTCTAGAATAACCTCTTTTCTGTTACATCTCACCgattaaccaataaaaaaaaatgacctcCAAAATCATGTGCAAATGAACTGCGAAGTGTCACCTTTTgcatgagaagagtc comes from Engystomops pustulosus chromosome 6, aEngPut4.maternal, whole genome shotgun sequence and encodes:
- the LOC140065898 gene encoding olfactory receptor 4Q3-like, translating into MYYFLSKLSLVDLCYATVTVPKMLIDFLTKRNTISLSSCMTQLFFLHFFAGTECILLTVMAYDRYVAICNPLRYSSIMNKTFCYWLEVVCWAISFFHSIIQIILTCQLKFCGSNRIDHFFCDIHPLSVLSCSDIFIIEIVFVANSGMISALCFIVLLISYMGIINTIVKTKSDEGMGKAFSTCASHLIVVTLFFGPCVFIYLRPSVSYAADKMVSIFYTVLTPLLNPIIYTLRNKEVKAAIRSFLVKKLFRRQ